Below is a window of Streptomyces qaidamensis DNA.
GCCCTCGTAGCACTGGAGGCGGACCAGCCGTGCGCCGGCGACCTCGGCGACGGCCTTGGCGAGCTCGGTCTTGCCGACGCCGGCCGGGCCCTCCACCAGCAGCGGCTTGCCGAGGCGGTCGGCGAGGAAGACGGTCGTGGCGACGGCGGGCGAGGCGAGGTAGCCGGTCTCGGCGAGGCGCGCGGAGACGTCGTCGACGGATGTGAACAACGGGGCCTCCAGGACGGCGGCGTCGGGGACGGACACGACGCTATCTAAGCGCTTGTTCACCGATGCTGTCACGGGGTTCCCGAGCGGGCAGGCGGTAAAACCGATCGGTTTCCCCGGCGGTGGGGGCGAGGTACTCGCGCGCGTATGGCCACAACCGACAACGCGTCCACCCGGGACCGGATCCTCGACGCGGCGGCCGAGCTGTTCTACCGCGAGGGCGTCTCCCTCGGTGTCGAGACGCTGTGCCGGAGCGCCGGGGTCTCGAAGCGGTCCATGTACCAGCTCTTCGCGAGCAAGGACGAGGTCCTCGCGGCGAGCCTGGCCCGCCGGCTCCCGGAGTACGAGGAGCGGCTGGCGCCCGGCCCGCAGGAGCCGGGCAGCCCGCGCGAGCGGATCCTGTACGTCTTCGAACGGCTGGAGAAGACCTCGGCCGAGCCCGCCTACCGGGGCTGCCCCTGTCTCGCCGCGCTGGTCGAGCACCCGGCGAGCGTCGTCGCCCGCGGGGCGAAGGAGTGGCTGCTGGGCTTCTTCCGTACGCGGGCCGAGGAGGGCGGGGCGCGGGATGCGGAGCTGCTCGCCCGTCAGCTGATGCTGGTGTTCGACGGGGCCAGCGCCCGGGCCGGGGCCGGGATCGAGACGCTGGACGGCCTGACCACGACGACCGTCACCGCGCTGCTGGACGCCTCCGGCACGCGGTGAAGGGGGCGGCCGCCGAAGCGACTGCCCCCTTCGTCACTCACGCGGCCGTCGCCACCGCCCGTACCGCCGGCGTGCGCAGCGCCCGCCGGGCCGTGGCAAGACCCGTTCCCATCGTGACGGCCGCGCAGACCGCCACGACCGCGAGCCACACGCCGAACGCCTGCTCCGGCACCACCGCGTCGGTACGGACCACGGTGAACGGGACGATCCCCGCCAGCGCCGCCAGCGTGCCGAAGAAGACACCGACGACCGTCAGGACCAGCCCCTCGGCGCCCACCACGCCCAGCACCTGCCCGGGAGTCGCCCCGGCCAGTCGCTGCTGCCCGAACTCCCGCACGCGATAACTGGTCGCCGCATATAGGGAGTTGACGAGCATGACGCAGACGAAGACCACGATGACGCCGACCACCGTGAAGTTGAGCGTCTCCAGGTTCTTCGCGTCGACCGACTTCACCGCCCCCGAGGCCGCGACGGCGTCGCTCTCCACCGCCTGCATGGTCAGCGTCGCCGTGGCGACCGAGGTGAACAGGATCAGCGACATCAGGATCCCGGCGAGCTGCCCGGCCCGCTCCCGCAGATTGCGCACCGCCAGCCAGCCGCTCGCACCCCCCAGCGGCAGCCGGTCCAGCACGGCCGCCAGCAGCTGCGGCGCCTTCAGAGCGCACCCGACGGACAGCAGGATCGCCCCGTACGCCGGCGGCGCCATCAGCGCGGCGTCCTTCGCCGAGAAGGCGAACGTCGAGGTCACCGCCGCGGCGCCGGCCACCAGCGCCGCGTAAGCCGGCACCGTCCGCGCCCGGCTCCGCCGCCGGCTCCGGCCGCCCGCCCGCCGCACGGCGAGGAACGCGGCGCCCGCGGCGGCCAGCAGCGTGATGTCGAAGCCGGTCAGGAAGGCCACGGGCCCGAAGTCGAACTCGACCGACCGCGCGACCTGACCGCTGTCCTGGAACACCTCCAGCAGGGCCCGGCCGCCGAGCATCGCGGGCCCGATGGCCAGCGCCGCGCCGGTCAGCGCCACGGCCACCGCCTCGCCCACGACCATCCGCTTGATCTGCCCCGGAGTCGCCCCCGAGCAGCGCAACAGCTCCATCTCGGCGGCCCGCTGCCGCACGTTCACCGTCAGCGTCGAAGCGATCGCGAAGAACACCAGCACAGTGCCGTAACCGCCGACCACGCCCGCGGCGGTGGAGAGCGTCTCCGAGCTGACCGCGTCCACGCCCGGCTGCCCGGCCGTGTCGTGCATCGCGTTGAACGTCATGATGATCGCCGCGCCCAGGAACGCGGACAGCAGGGTCGCGAGGAACCGCCCGGGCCGCTGTCGGATCGACCGCATCGCCAGCAGGAACATGACCTCACGCCCCCGCCGGCACGTCATCGCCCAGGTGTGCCAGCCGCTCGGCGACCGCGTCCGGTGTCGGGGCGTCCATCCGCCCGGCCAGCCGGCCGTCGGCGAGGAACAGCACGGAGTCGGCGTAGGACGCGGCGACCGGATCGTGCGTCACCATCACCACGGTCCGGCCGTGCACCCGCACCGCGTCCTGGAGCAGCCGCAGCACACCCCGCGCGCTGCGCGTGTCCAGCGCGCCCGTCGGCTCGTCCGCGAAGATCACCCGCGGTTCGGTGAGCAGGGCCCGGGCGATCGCCACTTTCTGGCGCTGCCCGCCGGAGAGCTGCCCGGGCCGGTGCCCGAGCCGGTCGCCGAGCCCCACGGACGTCAGCACCTCCCGGACCCGCCGCCGGTCCACGCGCCGCCCGGCCAACTTCAGCGGAAGCACCGTGTTCTGCGCGACGGTCAGTGTCTCCAGCAGGTTGTACTGCTGGAACACGAACCCGATCCGGCCGCGCCGGAACCTCGTCAGCTCGGCCTCGCCCCCGCCCGTCAGCTCGGTGCCGTCCACCCGCACGATCCCGCTGTCGGGCCGGTCGAGACCCGCCGCGCACTGCAGCAGGGTGGACTTCCCGGAGCCCGACGGCCCCATCACCGCGGTGAAGGTGCCGCGCTCCAGGCCGAGCGTCACCCCGTCCAGGGCGGTCACGGCGCTGTCGGCGCTCCCGTACGTCTTGGTCACCTTCACCAGCCGCAGCGCCTCGGCCGCCGGCCCCTGGTCCTGGTCCTGTCGTGGTCCGGTGCGGAACATCGTCGTCCTCCCCCTCGTCCGACACGCCCTGTGTCTCGCCCTCGACGCTACGGAGAAGGGGACCCGGCCACACGGGCCGCAGAACCCGTGCTCCGGGGTGTACCCAGTGACACCCCGCGGGTACTCGGTCGCTCCCGTACGGAAAGGGCTGACACGGCATGCGGATCGATCTGAAGGGCCGCACCGCTCTGGTCACCGGCTCCACCCAGGGCATCGGCGCCGCCATCGCCGCGGGGCCGGCCCGGTCGGGCGCACGGGTGGGCGTCAACGGCCGCACGCCCGGCCGTGTGCAGGAGGCCGTGGACCGGATGCGGGACGAGGTGCCCGGCGCCGCCCCGGTGCCCATGGCCGCCGACGTCACCACCGAAGAGGGCGCCCGGCAGGCGGTGGACGCGCTGGGGCAGGTCGACGTCCTCGTCAACAACCTCGGCGTCTTCGAGTCCGCCGACCCCCTGGAGATCAGCGACGAGGAGTGGCGCCGCTACTTCGACGTGAACGTCCTGTCGGCCGTGCGCCTGACCCGGCTCGTCCTGCCCGGCATGACCGGGCGCGGCTGGGGGCGTGTCCAGTACATCGCCAGCGACTCGGCGGTCGTCGTCCCCGCCGAGATGATCCACTACGGCATGTCCAAGACCGCCCTGCTCGCGGTGGGCCGGGGCTTCGCCAAGCAGGCGGCCGGCACCGGCGTCACGGTGAACTCGGTCATCGCGGGCCCGACCCACACGGGCGGCATCGAGGACTTCG
It encodes the following:
- a CDS encoding FtsX-like permease family protein, whose amino-acid sequence is MFLLAMRSIRQRPGRFLATLLSAFLGAAIIMTFNAMHDTAGQPGVDAVSSETLSTAAGVVGGYGTVLVFFAIASTLTVNVRQRAAEMELLRCSGATPGQIKRMVVGEAVAVALTGAALAIGPAMLGGRALLEVFQDSGQVARSVEFDFGPVAFLTGFDITLLAAAGAAFLAVRRAGGRSRRRSRARTVPAYAALVAGAAAVTSTFAFSAKDAALMAPPAYGAILLSVGCALKAPQLLAAVLDRLPLGGASGWLAVRNLRERAGQLAGILMSLILFTSVATATLTMQAVESDAVAASGAVKSVDAKNLETLNFTVVGVIVVFVCVMLVNSLYAATSYRVREFGQQRLAGATPGQVLGVVGAEGLVLTVVGVFFGTLAALAGIVPFTVVRTDAVVPEQAFGVWLAVVAVCAAVTMGTGLATARRALRTPAVRAVATAA
- a CDS encoding TetR/AcrR family transcriptional regulator, which translates into the protein MATTDNASTRDRILDAAAELFYREGVSLGVETLCRSAGVSKRSMYQLFASKDEVLAASLARRLPEYEERLAPGPQEPGSPRERILYVFERLEKTSAEPAYRGCPCLAALVEHPASVVARGAKEWLLGFFRTRAEEGGARDAELLARQLMLVFDGASARAGAGIETLDGLTTTTVTALLDASGTR
- a CDS encoding ABC transporter ATP-binding protein; the encoded protein is MFRTGPRQDQDQGPAAEALRLVKVTKTYGSADSAVTALDGVTLGLERGTFTAVMGPSGSGKSTLLQCAAGLDRPDSGIVRVDGTELTGGGEAELTRFRRGRIGFVFQQYNLLETLTVAQNTVLPLKLAGRRVDRRRVREVLTSVGLGDRLGHRPGQLSGGQRQKVAIARALLTEPRVIFADEPTGALDTRSARGVLRLLQDAVRVHGRTVVMVTHDPVAASYADSVLFLADGRLAGRMDAPTPDAVAERLAHLGDDVPAGA
- a CDS encoding SDR family NAD(P)-dependent oxidoreductase; this encodes MRIDLKGRTALVTGSTQGIGAAIAAGPARSGARVGVNGRTPGRVQEAVDRMRDEVPGAAPVPMAADVTTEEGARQAVDALGQVDVLVNNLGVFESADPLEISDEEWRRYFDVNVLSAVRLTRLVLPGMTGRGWGRVQYIASDSAVVVPAEMIHYGMSKTALLAVGRGFAKQAAGTGVTVNSVIAGPTHTGGIEDFVHQLVDRDLPWDEAQRSFMRQHRPQSLLQRLIEPEEIANMVVYLASDHASATTGGALRVDGGYVDSILP